CCCACTTTTTTGCACGCCCACAAAACTTTCGTATCCGGCGTTCGCCCGGTCGCCGGAACATCCAGCGCGCCGCTTCGAAGAGGAAGCTGCCACTCCATTTCCTCACGGTTGTGGAGTCGGACTGTCACCATGTGTCCTTCCGTTTCCGCGACGAGGAGCCCCGGATCCAGATCGATCCGCAAATAAAATCGTTCACTGTCAAAACCGTAATAAAGTTTCTGGATCAGGGGGTCTCCAAGAAACATCGATCCTTGTGTCCTGACGGCATCAAACATGCCGGACCCCGTCCATTCATAATAATGGGTGACAAGACCATCAATGACAGGCTGGACATAATCCACGGGCTGATTGGCCGATATGTCCGGTCCACCGACCTGGACGGGCTCATGAAGATAAAGGGGGACATCTTTTCCCAGAAGTCGGTAGACATTTTGTTGGTGAACACGAAAAAGTCTGTCAAAGTCGGCGGATTGAACGGTTTCGAAATCCTCACCAAACCACCAGAACCAATCACTTCCCTCCGCCGCATACATTTCCCGGAGAGCATCTTCGATCGTTTCTTCGGAGTGCACGCCTTTTCGCAGTTCTTCGTCCAGAAACTTTCTCGTCTTTCCCAGATAATTCCAGGCCTTGTTGTCTTCGTGATGCCCGATCCAGATATTGAAATCATGATTAATCCAGGAGCCGGAACTGATTTCCGCCAAAGGCTTGGCCGGTACTTCCTGGATGGCTTCCGTCACTGTCACCGCCTGCAATCGAGGGTGGTGCTCAAGTCTCTCAAAAAGAGAGTTCAGGAAGAGATATCCTCCATCCGGATAGCTTTCCCAGGGATTTTCCCCATCAAGGATGATGGGAATGACCGCAGGATGATCTCCCCTGTTGGCAGTCTGCTCGATCCGCTCCATGTTGCTGATCAGGTCAAGAGCCGCTTCGGTCCCGTTGTAACGGGCATAAAGAAAGCCGATCCGGTCGGAAAGTCCCCTGTCTCGGAAAATCAACCGGGGACTTCCGGAAAGAGACTCGATCCGATACGTCTGATAGGGGGACAAGTCTCGCCATTTGTCGGACGGACGCGAATTTTTCAGGACATCTTCATCGGAGGCCATCCATGAGATTCCCATGGTCGATCCCATTTCAATCAACTCTGGACAGACGGATCCTTCGGATGGCCAGACCCCTGAAATGGGCTTCCCCCAGAGTGACTCCTGTTTTTCAAGAGCACGTTTCAGCTGATCTCGTGCATCTTCCGGCCAGGCAAACTCTTCGGGAAGCGAGAGTTCCGGTCGGGGACGACGGGCGAATCGCGAGGAAATCAGCAGGGGGAGAATCGGATGAAAATAGGGGCTTGTCGAGATTTCAATGCGTCCGTCATCATGAAGTCGACGGTACAGCGGGACGAGACCGGAAACGATTCGCATCTGAAGTTCCAGAACCCCCTTCTTGTCCTCTTCGGAAAAACGGGATCCCTTCCGAACCCATTCCTCGATTTCAGGATAATGTTTTCGAGCCGCGTATCCGAACCAGGTCAAATTGAACCAAACCTGCAAATCCAGAAAATCCTGCGCTGTCATCCCGGAGGCCATTTTTTGCCATTGATCGGGGGAGTGGGCAGGCTGTCCGTACACACGGGCCCAGAGAGCAGCATAACGGGGATATGGCTTGATCATCGATTCAAAGGGACAGGAAAAAAAATTTCTCAGAAGAAAGACTCGTTCCTCCAGCGACAGACTGCCGGCTTCGGAAAGAGTCAGTTCGTGATAGGAGTCCCGCACTTTCCCGGAAGACAGGAGCTCCATCTGATCCAGGAGAGAAGGAACGAAGTTCAGTGTCGTACGCACCTGGGGAAAACGATCCGCCATGTAAGGAAGGTCATTGTACCCCCGAATTCCATGAAGGCGCACCCAGGGCAAAGGCATTTCCTTCATCACCGGATCGTAGTAGAAGGGCTGGTGCATATGCCAGACAAACAGAACTTTTGCTCTCAACCGGGTGTCTCCTTCACGGGGGAGGAAAAATCATCCCGGGTCACGACCACCACCCCTCCGGGAGAGACATGAAAGCGTTTCGCGTCTTCTTCCGGATCAAACCCGAT
The sequence above is drawn from the Leptospirillum ferriphilum ML-04 genome and encodes:
- a CDS encoding glycoside hydrolase family 57 protein — its product is MRAKVLFVWHMHQPFYYDPVMKEMPLPWVRLHGIRGYNDLPYMADRFPQVRTTLNFVPSLLDQMELLSSGKVRDSYHELTLSEAGSLSLEERVFLLRNFFSCPFESMIKPYPRYAALWARVYGQPAHSPDQWQKMASGMTAQDFLDLQVWFNLTWFGYAARKHYPEIEEWVRKGSRFSEEDKKGVLELQMRIVSGLVPLYRRLHDDGRIEISTSPYFHPILPLLISSRFARRPRPELSLPEEFAWPEDARDQLKRALEKQESLWGKPISGVWPSEGSVCPELIEMGSTMGISWMASDEDVLKNSRPSDKWRDLSPYQTYRIESLSGSPRLIFRDRGLSDRIGFLYARYNGTEAALDLISNMERIEQTANRGDHPAVIPIILDGENPWESYPDGGYLFLNSLFERLEHHPRLQAVTVTEAIQEVPAKPLAEISSGSWINHDFNIWIGHHEDNKAWNYLGKTRKFLDEELRKGVHSEETIEDALREMYAAEGSDWFWWFGEDFETVQSADFDRLFRVHQQNVYRLLGKDVPLYLHEPVQVGGPDISANQPVDYVQPVIDGLVTHYYEWTGSGMFDAVRTQGSMFLGDPLIQKLYYGFDSERFYLRIDLDPGLLVAETEGHMVTVRLHNREEMEWQLPLRSGALDVPATGRTPDTKVLWACKKVGELAFYLKDLGLLPGEWFYLTVELSNGQSLLDQCPRGRALPVRVPDERFAQSVWRV